A stretch of Clostridium sp. BJN0001 DNA encodes these proteins:
- a CDS encoding ABC transporter ATP-binding protein, translating into MIRIENVSYKYYGREKAELENINLQIEKGEFILLCGSTGCGKSTLLKCLNGIIPHESRGEFTGNVYIKDMNTRKYPIRVLSEKVGLLFQNPDEQIFQTIVSDEVAFGLENLCFPEEEIKERIMWALEKVNMLAFIDSPTNALSGGQKQRVALASVLSLKPEILVLDEPISQLDPKGAREVLKVVQNLRDEGMTIILVEHRLHEVISWADRVIVMDKGKIFLDEKAKNIETKLDVFKNLGLRIPIKNNIDYHKIFKKYKDSKPQSLENKKKVIEVKNLYYSYEKKKKKRKNNMVLKGIDLDIYEGEIVGILGNNGSGKSTLMYHMAGIYKPSEGDIIICGKNTKKTSAYNLAGTCSILFQNAELMLTCDTIYDEVSFGPRNLKYSKEKVKEITENKLLELEIEDLKEFHPQSVSGGQRLRCAAASILSMNPKILLLDEPTSGQDIKHIRKLLKLCRNLTFSGVTTIFITHDYEVAVKYTDRLIYIEDGKISMNVKTSKIRQEEKTV; encoded by the coding sequence ATGATAAGAATTGAGAATGTTTCTTATAAATATTATGGTAGAGAAAAAGCTGAATTAGAAAATATTAATCTTCAGATAGAAAAAGGTGAATTTATTCTTTTATGTGGTAGCACGGGGTGCGGGAAGTCTACTCTTTTAAAATGCTTAAATGGTATTATTCCACATGAAAGCAGAGGAGAGTTTACTGGAAACGTCTATATAAAAGATATGAATACAAGAAAATATCCTATACGAGTTTTATCTGAAAAAGTTGGACTTTTATTTCAAAATCCTGATGAACAGATATTTCAGACTATTGTATCAGATGAAGTTGCATTTGGACTTGAAAATTTATGTTTTCCTGAAGAAGAAATAAAAGAACGTATTATGTGGGCACTTGAGAAAGTAAATATGCTTGCCTTTATAGACTCACCAACAAATGCATTATCAGGAGGACAGAAGCAGAGAGTAGCACTTGCTTCTGTCCTTTCACTAAAGCCTGAAATTCTTGTACTAGATGAACCAATAAGTCAGCTTGATCCTAAGGGTGCACGTGAAGTTTTAAAAGTTGTACAAAATTTAAGAGATGAAGGAATGACAATAATTCTAGTTGAGCATAGACTTCATGAAGTTATTTCATGGGCAGACAGAGTTATAGTTATGGATAAAGGAAAAATATTTCTTGATGAAAAAGCTAAGAATATTGAGACTAAACTTGATGTTTTTAAAAATCTAGGATTAAGAATTCCAATAAAAAATAACATAGATTATCATAAAATATTTAAAAAATATAAGGATTCTAAACCTCAAAGTTTAGAAAATAAAAAGAAGGTTATAGAAGTTAAAAATCTTTATTATTCTTATGAGAAAAAGAAGAAAAAAAGAAAAAACAATATGGTTTTAAAAGGAATAGATCTTGATATATATGAGGGAGAAATCGTAGGAATATTAGGAAATAACGGAAGTGGAAAAAGCACTCTTATGTATCATATGGCTGGAATTTATAAACCTAGTGAAGGTGATATTATTATATGCGGAAAAAATACAAAAAAGACAAGTGCATATAATCTTGCAGGAACATGCAGTATATTATTTCAAAATGCAGAGCTTATGCTTACGTGTGATACAATATATGATGAGGTTTCATTTGGACCTAGGAATTTAAAGTATTCTAAAGAAAAAGTAAAAGAAATAACAGAAAATAAACTTTTAGAATTAGAAATAGAAGATTTAAAAGAATTTCATCCACAGTCAGTTTCAGGAGGTCAGAGACTTAGATGTGCAGCAGCATCTATACTTTCAATGAATCCTAAAATACTTCTTCTTGATGAGCCAACTAGCGGACAGGATATAAAACATATAAGAAAGCTTTTAAAATTATGCAGAAATCTTACATTTTCAGGTGTTACTACAATTTTTATAACACATGATTACGAAGTTGCTGTAAAATATACAGATAGATTAATTTATATAGAAGATGGAAAAATATCTATGAATGTAAAAACATCTAAGATAAGACAGGAAGAAAAAACAGTATAA
- a CDS encoding energy-coupling factor transporter transmembrane component T, translating to MKNEFTQAERNNSFFSRLDVRTKLVILCSLSVIGMLLDRWQVLFILFVSIWILIIISRISYAKIKSLILLNFISIWGIIWLQAIFYEAYPRHALFYIIAPKLISENAPLIGGLYEGVAIYYEGFVYGMIQSLRLVIPMTFGLLIFWTEDPVRILIGLNKLKLPYTISFMVMTCIRFIPITFSEAKVTFNSQKLRKYKPLTLKGVIFLYGIYDAVVHILVPLFANCIRKSENMAKSADSRAFRAYDKRTEIRKLEFTFWDKAILALVIIFMIIIIICKILLYFSNKNIYYTHLLLPMYWFTRKYL from the coding sequence AAAGCTTGTTATATTATGTTCATTATCAGTTATAGGAATGCTTCTTGATAGGTGGCAGGTGTTATTTATTTTATTTGTATCTATTTGGATACTTATAATTATTTCTAGAATTTCTTATGCAAAAATAAAATCACTTATTTTATTAAATTTTATCAGCATATGGGGTATAATATGGCTTCAAGCTATATTTTATGAGGCTTATCCAAGACACGCTTTATTTTATATAATTGCTCCAAAGTTAATAAGTGAGAATGCTCCGTTAATTGGAGGACTTTATGAGGGAGTTGCGATTTATTATGAAGGATTTGTTTATGGAATGATTCAGTCGCTTAGATTAGTTATTCCTATGACATTTGGACTTTTGATATTTTGGACTGAAGATCCTGTAAGAATACTTATAGGACTTAATAAATTAAAACTTCCATATACTATATCTTTTATGGTTATGACATGTATAAGATTTATTCCAATAACATTTTCGGAAGCGAAAGTTACATTTAATTCACAAAAACTTAGAAAATATAAGCCACTTACTTTAAAAGGAGTTATATTTCTATATGGGATTTATGATGCTGTTGTACATATTCTTGTACCACTTTTTGCAAACTGTATAAGAAAATCTGAAAATATGGCTAAAAGTGCTGATTCAAGAGCATTTAGAGCATATGATAAGAGAACGGAAATTAGAAAATTAGAATTCACATTTTGGGATAAGGCAATTTTAGCTTTGGTAATAATATTTATGATTATCATTATAATTTGTAAAATTCTTCTCTATTTTTCTAATAAAAATATTTATTATACTCATCTTTTGCTGCCTATGTACTGGTTTACTCGTAAATATTTGTAA